A genomic window from Pseudomonas alcaligenes includes:
- a CDS encoding murein L,D-transpeptidase catalytic domain family protein, whose amino-acid sequence MFGRIGRFCLAGLLLVGTPLLAAAAQTSVLVEELSRAAPGLDRQALSDAVAAMQCALNQGAEPARRLAVIDYSQPSTARRLWIFDLHSKRLLLRDYVAHGRLSGENYASRFSNRLGSYQSSLGLFRTAESYHGKHGYSLRMDGLNPGINDQARERAIVIHGAAYVNPALARSHGRIGRSLGCPAVRPEIARLVVDKLKGGQFLLAWHSDPRWLNRAALLKCQAQPLRLARRDD is encoded by the coding sequence ATGTTCGGACGAATTGGCCGGTTCTGCCTGGCCGGGCTGCTGCTGGTCGGCACGCCACTGCTGGCGGCCGCGGCGCAGACCAGCGTGCTGGTCGAGGAGCTGTCCCGCGCCGCGCCCGGGCTCGACCGGCAGGCCCTGAGCGACGCCGTGGCGGCCATGCAGTGCGCGCTCAACCAGGGCGCCGAGCCCGCCCGCCGGCTGGCGGTGATCGACTACTCGCAGCCCTCCACCGCCCGCCGCCTGTGGATCTTCGACCTGCACAGCAAGCGCCTGCTTTTGCGCGACTACGTGGCCCACGGCCGCTTGTCCGGGGAGAACTACGCCAGCCGCTTCTCCAACCGCCTCGGCAGCTACCAGAGCAGCCTGGGCCTGTTCCGCACCGCCGAGAGCTATCACGGCAAGCACGGCTACTCGCTGCGCATGGACGGCCTCAACCCCGGCATCAACGATCAGGCGCGCGAGCGGGCCATCGTCATCCACGGCGCGGCCTACGTGAACCCGGCGCTGGCGCGCAGCCATGGCCGCATCGGCCGCAGCCTGGGCTGCCCGGCGGTGCGCCCGGAAATCGCCCGGCTGGTGGTGGACAAGCTCAAGGGCGGCCAGTTTCTCCTGGCCTGGCATTCCGACCCGCGCTGGCTGAACCGCGCCGCCCTGCTCAAGTGCCAGGCGCAGCCGCTGCGCCTGGCGCGCCGCGACGACTGA
- a CDS encoding GspE/PulE family protein: protein MSALASPAQDRWLDLNDILRELVAQGRVSQEQAEQCMVLRRASSNAQLHPLEFLAAQQVDDLQRPGRKHDLEGLTVWLANFSGQPYLRIDPLKIDVAAVTPLMSYAFAQRHKILAVAVDSEAVTIASAQPFVHNWESNLTHVLKRPIKRVVANPADIQRFTTEFYRLARSVTGATAADQKISGVGNFEQLLNLGASDQEPDANDAHIVNIVDWLFQYAFQQRASDIHIEPRREVGSVRFRIDGVLHNVYQFPAQVTMAVVSRLKHLGRMNVAEKRKPQDGRVKTKTPDGGEVELRLSTLPTAFGEKMVMRIFDPEVLLKSPDQLGFSPDDLRRWESMTCQPNGIILVTGPTGSGKTTTLYTTLKQLATPEVNVCTIEDPIEMIEGAFNQMQVQHNIDLTFASGVRALMRQDPDIIMVGEIRDLETAEMAIQAALTGHLVLSTLHTNDAPSAITRLLELGVPHYLIKATVLGVMAQRLVRTLCPHCKAPVEISEEDWQSLTRPWSAPLPTGAHHAVGCLECRETGYRGRAGVYEIMLLNDAIKPLITHDTDLIALRRAAFKDGMRSLRLSGAQKVAAGQTTLEEVLRVTPQSEQR from the coding sequence ATGTCCGCCCTCGCTTCGCCCGCCCAGGATCGCTGGCTCGACCTCAACGATATCCTCCGCGAACTGGTGGCCCAGGGACGTGTCTCCCAGGAGCAGGCCGAGCAGTGCATGGTGCTGCGCCGTGCCTCGAGCAACGCGCAGCTGCACCCCCTGGAGTTCCTTGCCGCGCAGCAGGTCGACGATCTGCAGCGACCGGGCCGCAAGCACGATCTGGAAGGACTCACGGTGTGGCTGGCCAACTTCTCCGGCCAGCCCTACCTGCGTATCGACCCGTTGAAGATCGACGTCGCCGCCGTCACCCCGCTGATGTCTTACGCCTTCGCCCAGCGCCACAAGATCCTCGCCGTGGCGGTGGACAGCGAGGCGGTGACCATCGCCAGTGCCCAGCCCTTCGTGCACAACTGGGAAAGCAACCTGACCCACGTGCTCAAGCGCCCGATCAAGCGCGTGGTGGCCAACCCGGCCGATATCCAGCGCTTCACCACCGAGTTCTACCGTCTGGCCCGCTCGGTGACCGGCGCCACGGCGGCCGACCAGAAGATCAGCGGCGTCGGCAACTTCGAACAGCTGCTCAACCTGGGTGCCAGCGACCAGGAGCCGGACGCCAACGACGCGCACATCGTCAACATCGTCGACTGGCTGTTCCAGTACGCCTTCCAGCAGCGCGCCAGCGACATCCACATCGAGCCGCGTCGCGAAGTCGGCAGCGTGCGCTTCCGCATCGACGGCGTGCTGCACAACGTCTACCAGTTCCCCGCCCAGGTCACCATGGCGGTGGTCAGCCGCCTCAAGCACCTGGGACGGATGAACGTGGCGGAGAAGCGCAAGCCGCAGGATGGCCGGGTCAAGACCAAGACCCCGGACGGCGGCGAAGTCGAGCTGCGCCTGTCGACCCTGCCCACCGCCTTCGGTGAGAAGATGGTGATGCGTATCTTCGACCCCGAGGTGCTGCTGAAGAGCCCGGACCAGTTGGGCTTCTCCCCGGACGACCTGCGTCGCTGGGAGAGCATGACCTGCCAGCCCAACGGCATCATCCTGGTCACCGGCCCGACCGGCTCGGGCAAGACCACCACCCTGTACACCACGCTCAAGCAGCTGGCCACGCCGGAAGTGAACGTCTGCACCATCGAGGACCCGATCGAGATGATCGAAGGTGCCTTCAACCAGATGCAGGTGCAGCACAACATCGACCTGACCTTCGCCAGTGGCGTGCGCGCGCTGATGCGCCAGGACCCGGACATTATCATGGTCGGCGAGATCCGTGACCTGGAGACCGCCGAGATGGCCATCCAGGCGGCGCTCACTGGCCACCTGGTGCTGTCCACCCTGCACACCAACGACGCTCCCAGCGCCATCACCCGCCTGCTCGAACTGGGCGTGCCGCACTACCTGATCAAGGCCACCGTGCTGGGCGTGATGGCCCAGCGTCTGGTGCGTACCCTGTGTCCGCACTGCAAGGCGCCGGTGGAGATCAGCGAGGAGGACTGGCAGAGCCTGACCCGGCCCTGGAGCGCGCCGCTGCCGACCGGGGCGCACCATGCCGTCGGCTGCCTGGAGTGCCGCGAGACCGGCTACCGTGGGCGTGCCGGGGTCTACGAGATCATGCTGCTGAACGATGCGATCAAGCCGCTGATCACCCATGACACCGACCTCATCGCCCTGCGCCGCGCGGCGTTCAAGGACGGCATGCGCAGCCTGCGCCTGTCCGGGGCGCAGAAGGTCGCCGCCGGCCAGACCACCCTCGAGGAAGTGCTGCGGGTGACCCCGCAGAGCGAGCAGCGCTGA